One Cellulomonas sp. P24 DNA window includes the following coding sequences:
- a CDS encoding sigma factor-like helix-turn-helix DNA-binding protein, translated as MRHLLELSEDEVAAELGIPVGTVKSTASRALARLRATVGTSEGMGS; from the coding sequence ATGCGCCACCTGCTGGAGCTGAGCGAGGACGAGGTCGCCGCCGAGCTGGGCATCCCGGTCGGCACCGTCAAATCAACGGCGTCCCGGGCACTCGCCCGGCTGCGCGCAACGGTCGGCACGTCGGAGGGGATGGGGTCATGA